The sequence CCGGGTTCGAGGGGTCGCACGACATCGAGGCCGCCCGCGACGCCGCCGAAGCGATGGACCGGGACCGCGACCTGCGGGTGGTCGAGTTCACTCACGACGACCTCGTCCGCGCGGTCCCCGAGATCGTCGCTGCGACGGGGCGGACGAACGCGATGGACGTCCAGATCGCGTTGTCGCTGTATCTCGTCGCGGAGCGCGTCGCCGCCGACGGCTACGACAGGCTGGCCGTCGGACAGGGCGCGGACGAACTGTTCGGCGGCTACGCGAAGGTGGCGAACGCCTCCGACGACCACCGCGTCGACGCCGAGACGGTCCGCGGCGCGACGCGCGAAGTCGTCGCGACGCTGCCCGACCAACTGGAGCGCGACGTATTGGCGCTGCGCGCGGCGGGCGTCGAACCGGTCGCGCCGCTGCTGCACGACGACGTGGTCGCGGCCGCGCTCCGACTGCCGGGTCGCCTCCTGACCGACGGCGAGGAGCGCAAGATTGCGCTTCGACGTACCGCCGACAGAGTGCTTCCCGCTGCCGTCGCCGCCGCGGACAAGAAAGCCGTCCAGTACGGGAGTTTA is a genomic window of Haloprofundus halophilus containing:
- a CDS encoding asparagine synthase C-terminal domain-containing protein, which encodes MRGATPERVEDAFERGDPLPGTAGFAGRLDAGSVACDGPLLVRDVLGRQPVFFSERDPTTWSFDPTDLDDPKPLPAGHVRQLPSRGEAETESVRAWTLPDPPTFDDDETALDAVDDAVLRSVRAVDAADTAVAFSGGVDSALVAAGIPDAPCYVAGFEGSHDIEAARDAAEAMDRDRDLRVVEFTHDDLVRAVPEIVAATGRTNAMDVQIALSLYLVAERVAADGYDRLAVGQGADELFGGYAKVANASDDHRVDAETVRGATREVVATLPDQLERDVLALRAAGVEPVAPLLHDDVVAAALRLPGRLLTDGEERKIALRRTADRVLPAAVAAADKKAVQYGSLAARELDRLARRAGFKRRMDDHVGQYVRSLTDR